From the Candidatus Bathyarchaeota archaeon genome, one window contains:
- a CDS encoding winged helix-turn-helix transcriptional regulator encodes MKDIERKMLSELVKNSRRSDRELAKAIGTSQPTATRVRTKLEKEGYIKEYTAIPNLSRIGYTIMAFTFLKLNTAFSQSPQQLETFRKLHFDSISKDVHAILLVKHGMGLGYDAVVLSLHSDYSSCDSFRNLLKESMKENIIDLSTFLVNLEDESGSLPLTFSMFANQLLNIKS; translated from the coding sequence TTGAAAGATATAGAACGTAAAATGCTCTCTGAACTTGTAAAAAACTCGCGAAGAAGCGACAGGGAACTAGCAAAAGCAATTGGCACCTCCCAACCCACCGCCACCCGCGTGAGGACCAAACTAGAAAAAGAAGGCTACATCAAAGAGTACACTGCAATACCTAACCTGAGCAGAATCGGCTACACAATCATGGCTTTCACCTTCCTGAAACTGAACACAGCTTTCTCTCAATCCCCACAGCAACTGGAGACTTTTAGGAAACTGCATTTTGACTCAATATCTAAAGATGTGCATGCCATTTTGCTAGTTAAGCATGGTATGGGTCTTGGGTACGACGCGGTTGTGTTGTCTTTGCACTCTGACTACTCTTCGTGCGACAGTTTTCGAAACCTCCTAAAAGAAAGCATGAAAGAAAACATAATTGACTTGAGCACTTTCCTTGTGAACCTTGAAGACGAATCTGGCAGTTTACCCCTAACCTTCTCGATGTTCGCTAACCAACTGCTCAATATAAAAAGCTAA
- a CDS encoding 4Fe-4S dicluster domain-containing protein, which yields MSSAKFAQRKFVSVDPSKCTGCGICEYTCSQEKGEEVWNPLYSRIRVVRMKPLFNFALTCRACDDAKCVTACPEKALSQCEETGALMVNEKKCKGCDWCVQACPHGGITIHPETGLAIACNLCDGEPQCVEFCPEEALEVITTDEEAEKRFNDALEQMPKKCEELNDAVTNKDWKPLLAEAEQRSQKVAEKLEGLSRKGKAKKGKQ from the coding sequence ATGTCATCTGCTAAATTCGCTCAAAGGAAATTCGTCTCTGTTGATCCTTCGAAGTGTACGGGTTGTGGAATCTGCGAATACACTTGCAGCCAAGAGAAAGGGGAAGAAGTCTGGAATCCGCTGTACTCTAGAATTCGCGTTGTCCGTATGAAGCCGCTGTTTAATTTTGCTCTTACTTGCCGTGCTTGTGATGATGCTAAATGTGTGACTGCTTGTCCTGAGAAGGCTCTGTCGCAGTGTGAAGAAACTGGCGCATTGATGGTTAACGAGAAGAAATGCAAGGGTTGTGACTGGTGTGTACAAGCATGCCCCCACGGTGGAATCACCATTCATCCCGAGACAGGGTTGGCTATAGCCTGCAACTTGTGTGATGGAGAACCCCAATGTGTTGAGTTCTGCCCCGAAGAAGCATTAGAGGTTATTACTACAGATGAGGAAGCAGAAAAACGATTCAACGACGCCCTAGAACAGATGCCTAAAAAATGCGAAGAGCTAAACGACGCAGTAACCAACAAAGACTGGAAGCCGCTTCTAGCCGAAGCCGAACAACGCTCACAAAAAGTCGCAGAAAAACTCGAAGGGCTAAGCCGAAAAGGCAAAGCCAAAAAAGGCAAACAATAA
- a CDS encoding deoxyhypusine synthase, giving the protein MKEAVKDYRFSPNMTTDQLVEQMGQSWGFTAGKLATGVDILEDMIKAEGCAKFLSFTANLIATGLRGVFRELVKRNLFDVIITTCGTLDHDVARCWKDYYRGSFVMNDSQLYDEGVNRLGNVLVPNDSYGVILEKKIQGLLLELYEEGKHEMSVTELNREIGLRCCDETSILYWAAKNNIPVHVPGITDGAVGYQAWMFSQDHDFRLNLLQDEGNLCDVVYDSKQSGALIIGGGISKHHTIWWNQFKNGLDYVVYISTAEEWDGSLSGARPREAVSWGKISQKAKHTHIEADATIALPIMTTALLDRINKTKK; this is encoded by the coding sequence ATGAAAGAAGCAGTCAAAGATTACAGGTTTTCTCCTAACATGACCACAGACCAGTTAGTTGAGCAGATGGGGCAGTCATGGGGGTTTACCGCGGGCAAACTTGCAACAGGCGTAGACATCTTGGAGGATATGATAAAGGCAGAGGGTTGCGCCAAGTTCCTCTCATTTACTGCAAACCTTATCGCCACGGGTCTGCGCGGCGTCTTTCGAGAACTAGTCAAACGCAACCTGTTCGATGTTATCATCACGACGTGCGGCACACTGGATCATGATGTTGCACGCTGCTGGAAAGACTACTACCGCGGCAGCTTTGTTATGAACGATAGCCAACTCTACGACGAAGGCGTGAACAGGCTTGGGAACGTGTTGGTACCTAACGATAGCTACGGCGTGATTTTGGAAAAGAAAATTCAGGGTTTGCTCTTGGAGCTCTACGAGGAAGGCAAACATGAAATGTCCGTGACCGAGCTTAACCGCGAAATCGGCTTACGCTGCTGCGATGAAACCTCGATTCTGTATTGGGCAGCCAAAAACAACATACCCGTGCACGTACCAGGCATAACCGATGGCGCAGTAGGCTACCAAGCATGGATGTTTAGCCAAGACCACGATTTTCGCTTAAACCTGCTCCAAGACGAAGGCAACCTCTGCGATGTTGTCTACGACTCCAAACAATCAGGAGCGCTCATCATCGGCGGAGGCATAAGCAAACACCACACCATATGGTGGAACCAATTCAAAAACGGATTAGACTACGTCGTCTACATCAGCACCGCCGAAGAATGGGACGGCAGCCTAAGCGGAGCCCGACCCCGCGAAGCAGTCTCATGGGGAAAAATCAGCCAAAAAGCCAAACACACCCACATAGAAGCCGACGCCACCATAGCCCTACCCATAATGACAACAGCACTACTCGACAGAATAAACAAAACCAAAAAATAA
- the nuoE gene encoding NADH-quinone oxidoreductase subunit NuoE, translating into MSELQIIDQVIDKYVGKEGVLIQLLLDIQQQLNWIPKEAVTRINERLGIPVSDIYRVASFYTAISLKPRGKHLVRVCAGTACYVRGGQRILDAAEQAIGIKAGETSEDLKFTLETVNCLGCCALGPVVEINGKYHGTATPKQIQKIIDYKRSN; encoded by the coding sequence ATGAGTGAGCTGCAAATAATAGACCAAGTTATAGACAAATACGTAGGCAAAGAAGGCGTTCTAATCCAACTCCTTCTTGACATTCAACAACAACTAAACTGGATACCCAAGGAAGCTGTTACCCGCATTAACGAGCGTTTGGGCATTCCAGTTAGCGACATCTACCGAGTTGCAAGCTTCTACACCGCCATCAGCCTCAAACCACGCGGCAAACACCTGGTTCGAGTCTGCGCAGGAACCGCCTGCTACGTACGCGGCGGACAAAGAATCCTCGACGCTGCTGAACAAGCCATCGGCATAAAAGCTGGCGAAACCTCTGAAGACCTCAAATTCACCCTCGAAACCGTAAACTGCCTAGGCTGCTGCGCCTTGGGACCAGTCGTTGAAATCAACGGCAAATACCACGGAACCGCCACACCCAAGCAGATTCAAAAAATAATCGACTACAAACGGAGTAACTAA
- a CDS encoding AAA family ATPase, whose translation MKTLVTVGRGGTGKSSFTALMAKCFIDAGAAPLLLVDADPDQNLAEMLGVDLAAAGKATMAELIVDTFIKKGGTTVGVPPAERIESNIWAKGLYEGDNFDFMSVGTKWVEGCYCMPNSALKSALESLTKNYKYILIDSPAGLEHLNRRIASKVNDIFDILDHSKKSLDHVRRAYRIAQEVEMQFDNFYLVGGYRFPEELAGKAEAELEFKYVGKIVADELVDDYVLNGKSLLELPSDNSAYTSVKSILKTAGYIHQ comes from the coding sequence GTGAAAACTTTGGTAACTGTTGGTCGTGGTGGAACTGGAAAATCAAGTTTTACAGCTTTGATGGCAAAATGCTTCATAGATGCAGGAGCGGCGCCGTTGCTGCTTGTGGATGCTGACCCTGACCAGAACCTGGCTGAAATGCTAGGCGTAGACCTTGCAGCTGCAGGCAAAGCCACCATGGCAGAACTTATCGTGGATACTTTCATAAAAAAGGGCGGAACCACCGTTGGCGTACCCCCTGCAGAACGTATTGAAAGTAACATTTGGGCTAAGGGTCTTTACGAGGGAGATAATTTTGATTTCATGTCAGTGGGTACCAAATGGGTGGAAGGCTGTTATTGTATGCCTAACTCTGCATTAAAATCCGCGCTGGAATCTTTAACAAAAAACTACAAGTATATACTCATTGATTCCCCTGCAGGTTTGGAGCATCTGAACAGGCGCATAGCGTCAAAAGTAAACGACATTTTTGACATACTCGACCACTCCAAAAAAAGCCTTGACCACGTGAGGCGTGCTTATCGTATTGCTCAGGAGGTTGAGATGCAGTTTGACAATTTCTACCTTGTTGGCGGCTACCGGTTTCCTGAGGAACTTGCTGGTAAAGCGGAGGCAGAGCTGGAGTTTAAGTATGTAGGTAAAATCGTTGCGGATGAACTAGTGGATGATTACGTTCTTAACGGTAAATCGTTGCTTGAATTGCCATCTGACAATTCTGCATATACATCTGTTAAGTCTATCTTAAAAACGGCAGGTTACATACATCAATAA
- a CDS encoding SCP2 sterol-binding domain-containing protein, which translates to MQAVTPGEFFEKVLPQRFDPSKAAGIDVTAQISISGPNGGSWTVTIKDQTIKVEEKEHPAPDLSLKIAEKDYMDLVNNKLSAEKAFFTGKVKFKGNIALALKLRDAGFL; encoded by the coding sequence ATGCAGGCCGTTACGCCCGGAGAGTTTTTCGAGAAGGTTTTGCCCCAAAGATTCGACCCCAGCAAAGCGGCAGGGATAGATGTTACAGCTCAAATCAGCATATCAGGACCTAATGGGGGAAGCTGGACAGTTACTATAAAAGACCAAACAATAAAAGTGGAAGAAAAAGAGCACCCCGCACCAGACTTGTCATTGAAGATTGCAGAGAAAGACTACATGGACTTGGTGAATAACAAGTTAAGCGCAGAAAAAGCGTTTTTCACGGGCAAAGTCAAGTTTAAGGGAAATATTGCGTTAGCGTTAAAGCTGCGTGACGCGGGGTTCTTATAG
- a CDS encoding deoxyhypusine synthase, protein MSDSYFQKKLEPIKVKPKSVNELLTDMAKTAYQGRKLGEAVDVWENMVKEKDLTIALGYAGSMSTAGQWTIINWLIENRFIDVLVSTGANVSEDIVDAMGFGYWQGSHLANDQDLLDADVNRYYDVYGKETDYRKMEELVTDFVMTLKTDYPYSSAEFFHELGKYLTEKNIPAIAATAYQHGVPIFSPAFLDSAYGETILMAKNKGHKIIVDSAKEFEQFVQIGTKTKDVGVIYLGGGVPKDLTQLIAISVSPMTNDQGVAGRKGGLRKGLQEYYYPHKYSIQITTDSPQWGGLSGCTLEEAISWGKINAQPNTRAVCYCDITIGLPLVTHALCERVKTKRNGPDMSWIFEGLK, encoded by the coding sequence ATGAGTGATTCTTATTTTCAAAAGAAGCTTGAGCCTATCAAGGTTAAGCCCAAGAGTGTTAATGAGTTATTGACGGATATGGCTAAGACTGCTTATCAGGGCAGGAAATTAGGCGAAGCAGTTGATGTTTGGGAGAACATGGTTAAGGAAAAGGATTTGACTATTGCTTTGGGTTACGCGGGCAGTATGAGTACGGCGGGGCAGTGGACAATTATTAACTGGCTTATCGAAAACCGTTTCATTGACGTTTTGGTTAGCACGGGCGCAAACGTAAGCGAAGACATCGTTGATGCCATGGGCTTTGGGTACTGGCAAGGCAGCCACCTCGCAAACGACCAAGACCTCTTAGACGCCGACGTAAACCGCTACTACGACGTGTATGGAAAAGAAACCGACTACCGCAAAATGGAAGAACTCGTAACCGACTTCGTCATGACGCTTAAAACCGACTACCCCTACAGCAGCGCAGAATTCTTCCACGAACTAGGCAAATACCTCACCGAAAAAAACATACCCGCCATAGCCGCAACCGCCTACCAACACGGCGTCCCCATCTTCAGCCCCGCTTTCCTCGACAGCGCATACGGCGAAACCATCCTCATGGCAAAAAACAAAGGCCACAAAATCATCGTCGACTCCGCCAAAGAATTTGAGCAGTTCGTGCAAATCGGAACCAAAACCAAAGACGTCGGAGTAATCTACCTAGGCGGAGGCGTCCCCAAAGACCTCACCCAACTCATCGCAATCTCCGTATCACCCATGACCAACGACCAAGGTGTAGCAGGCAGAAAAGGCGGCTTGCGCAAAGGTCTGCAGGAGTACTATTACCCCCACAAATACTCCATCCAAATCACCACCGACTCGCCACAGTGGGGCGGCTTAAGCGGCTGCACCCTAGAAGAAGCCATAAGCTGGGGCAAAATCAACGCCCAACCCAACACCCGCGCCGTCTGCTACTGCGACATAACCATCGGACTGCCACTAGTTACCCATGCACTATGCGAACGCGTAAAAACCAAACGCAACGGACCCGACATGTCCTGGATTTTTGAAGGCCTAAAATAA
- the cofE gene encoding coenzyme F420-0:L-glutamate ligase codes for MVEELRLDAVRVIAVEGLPLFKAGDNLGQMICEAAKNQGTPLQEGDVVVVTHVAVSKAEGSVVDLDTITPSKKAVEIAGKLGRDPALIEVILSETEEIVRVGPSSLITQTKQGIVSANAGVDQSNVYDSRRQVALLPKDADSSAQKIREEIKKCAGCGEVAVIVSDTHGRPFRMGEINIAIGVAGIRAIRDRRGEKDLFGRKLRVKQTCVGDELASAAELVMGQSSEGIPVAIVRGYKYKPAKDVSAKELTRPKEKDLFR; via the coding sequence ATAGTTGAGGAATTGCGCTTGGATGCTGTTAGGGTTATTGCAGTTGAAGGCTTGCCGCTGTTTAAGGCAGGAGATAATTTGGGGCAAATGATTTGTGAAGCAGCCAAAAATCAGGGCACGCCCCTACAAGAAGGCGATGTGGTGGTTGTTACGCATGTTGCAGTTTCCAAGGCAGAGGGAAGCGTAGTGGATTTGGATACTATAACGCCCTCAAAAAAAGCTGTGGAAATTGCGGGCAAACTGGGCAGAGACCCTGCTCTTATCGAGGTTATTCTTAGCGAAACAGAGGAGATTGTGCGGGTAGGTCCAAGCAGTCTCATAACCCAAACAAAGCAGGGCATAGTCTCAGCTAACGCAGGAGTAGACCAATCAAACGTGTATGATAGCCGCAGGCAGGTTGCGTTGTTGCCCAAAGACGCCGACTCTTCCGCACAGAAAATCAGAGAAGAAATCAAAAAATGTGCAGGTTGCGGCGAGGTGGCAGTTATTGTTTCAGATACGCATGGGCGTCCGTTTAGGATGGGAGAAATCAATATAGCGATAGGGGTTGCGGGTATTAGAGCAATTAGGGATAGGCGCGGGGAAAAGGACCTGTTTGGGCGTAAGCTTAGGGTGAAGCAGACGTGTGTTGGGGATGAGTTGGCTTCGGCGGCTGAGTTAGTTATGGGGCAAAGCAGTGAGGGCATACCTGTAGCGATAGTGCGCGGCTACAAGTACAAGCCTGCAAAGGACGTTTCAGCTAAGGAACTTACAAGACCTAAAGAAAAAGATTTATTCAGATAA
- a CDS encoding Coenzyme F420 hydrogenase/dehydrogenase, beta subunit C-terminal domain gives MEQAQTGKEVTITIDGKQVKAKEGDTLINVARQEGIDIPTLCYHAEVSTFGACRLCSVEVTKHGRTKVVTSCNYPIEEGIEVQTNSEKIRNVRKGILALLMARCPKSVKLKNLGKAYGIEEHGLWESDPDEDCILCGLCVRVCKELVGVSAINFAQRGVEREITAPYHRFSDDCIGCGACALVCPTGSKKIRIHTYATMAPMKGERDDIFGVHTDIFSAKLSNPSEGFIKALLVAGFNAGLFDTAVFAQRTDSGYNAKAVIAENAEAVTSAKEAPFIRVKTMSTLLDAIDQGKRKIAFVGLPCQVRAVRKMAQTMQQEIPDLDITTIGMFCRQSFNPQKLKAEIQKLLNVDIDQAEKVQIRGDKFVVQVAGKEYSCNVDQLNNAIEAGCTYCNDFPAMFADIAFGSEGSADDCSTVLIRTEKGQNLIGKLAFTKGEVAKDQIQPLSESKKNRAKESVAPVLKEIMAQRARKVQ, from the coding sequence ATGGAACAAGCACAAACAGGTAAAGAAGTAACCATCACAATTGACGGAAAACAAGTAAAAGCCAAAGAAGGCGACACGTTAATCAACGTAGCAAGGCAAGAGGGCATCGACATCCCCACCCTTTGCTACCACGCTGAAGTTTCAACTTTTGGCGCCTGCCGCCTCTGCTCAGTCGAAGTCACCAAGCACGGCAGAACCAAAGTCGTCACCTCCTGCAACTACCCCATCGAAGAAGGCATAGAAGTTCAAACTAACTCTGAAAAAATCCGCAACGTCCGCAAAGGCATCTTAGCTCTTCTAATGGCAAGGTGCCCCAAATCCGTCAAACTCAAGAACCTAGGCAAAGCCTACGGCATCGAAGAGCACGGCTTATGGGAATCAGACCCTGACGAAGACTGCATCCTTTGCGGTTTATGCGTACGCGTATGCAAAGAACTCGTCGGCGTTTCAGCCATAAACTTTGCCCAACGAGGTGTCGAACGCGAAATCACAGCGCCCTACCACCGCTTCTCAGATGACTGCATCGGATGCGGCGCATGCGCCCTTGTTTGCCCCACAGGTTCTAAGAAAATCCGAATCCACACCTACGCAACAATGGCTCCCATGAAAGGCGAACGCGACGACATCTTTGGTGTGCACACAGACATTTTCTCTGCTAAACTCTCAAACCCCTCAGAGGGCTTCATCAAAGCCTTGCTGGTTGCAGGTTTTAACGCGGGCTTGTTTGACACAGCAGTTTTCGCCCAACGCACCGACAGCGGCTACAACGCCAAAGCAGTCATAGCTGAAAACGCAGAAGCCGTAACCTCGGCAAAGGAAGCACCCTTCATACGAGTAAAAACCATGTCCACTTTGCTAGACGCCATAGATCAAGGCAAACGCAAAATCGCCTTCGTTGGCTTGCCCTGCCAAGTCCGTGCAGTACGCAAAATGGCTCAGACCATGCAGCAAGAAATCCCAGACTTGGACATAACCACAATTGGCATGTTCTGCAGACAATCCTTCAACCCGCAAAAACTCAAAGCTGAAATCCAAAAACTTCTCAACGTCGACATTGACCAAGCAGAAAAAGTCCAGATACGCGGAGACAAATTCGTGGTGCAAGTTGCAGGCAAAGAATACTCTTGTAACGTGGATCAGCTAAACAACGCTATTGAAGCTGGATGCACTTACTGCAACGATTTCCCCGCCATGTTTGCTGACATAGCATTTGGTTCAGAGGGAAGCGCTGATGACTGCTCTACAGTGCTTATCCGAACCGAGAAAGGCCAAAACCTGATTGGCAAACTTGCTTTCACTAAAGGGGAAGTTGCAAAAGACCAGATTCAGCCTTTGTCTGAATCCAAGAAAAACCGTGCAAAAGAAAGCGTTGCTCCTGTCCTCAAAGAAATCATGGCGCAACGTGCAAGGAAGGTGCAATAA
- a CDS encoding AAA family ATPase: MKIAVSGKGGVGKTLIAGGLARGFVERGFKTMAIDADSSPNLAMTLGLTATQAREILPVSENKSLLEAKTNTGYSGIYRLSFSVDDIVKEYSVATPLGVNLMVMGTVKSMGAGCMCAPVAVIRALLRHLVVDRDEAVVLDFEAGVEHIGRGTAKEVDALLTVADSNLKSLEIAKHIHDMAVEAGMKHLYLIGNRVMNDAQKQAIQDFADKNNMKILAFVPFDQRVIDADMRGETPLLDKDISAVKTIDNICDTLLKENPSQPATEQN; this comes from the coding sequence ATGAAGATTGCAGTTTCTGGTAAAGGTGGCGTTGGCAAAACTTTGATTGCGGGTGGGTTAGCTCGTGGTTTTGTGGAACGCGGTTTTAAGACTATGGCTATTGACGCGGACTCTTCTCCTAATTTGGCTATGACCTTGGGTTTGACTGCCACACAGGCTCGCGAGATTTTGCCTGTATCTGAAAACAAATCACTGCTGGAAGCCAAAACCAACACTGGCTACTCAGGCATCTACCGCCTATCCTTTAGCGTGGATGACATAGTCAAAGAATACTCCGTAGCCACTCCGCTGGGCGTTAACCTCATGGTCATGGGCACCGTGAAATCCATGGGCGCAGGCTGCATGTGCGCTCCCGTAGCTGTCATACGCGCTTTGCTTAGGCACCTAGTTGTTGACCGAGACGAAGCTGTAGTTTTAGATTTTGAAGCAGGCGTTGAGCACATCGGCAGGGGAACCGCCAAAGAAGTCGATGCCCTTCTAACTGTAGCTGACTCTAACCTGAAATCCTTAGAGATTGCCAAACACATACATGATATGGCAGTCGAGGCAGGCATGAAGCATCTTTACCTCATAGGCAACCGCGTCATGAACGACGCCCAAAAACAAGCCATTCAAGACTTCGCCGACAAAAACAACATGAAAATCCTCGCGTTCGTACCTTTCGACCAACGCGTAATCGACGCAGACATGCGCGGAGAAACCCCCCTTCTAGACAAGGACATCTCTGCAGTTAAGACCATAGACAATATATGCGACACGTTGCTTAAAGAGAACCCTAGTCAACCTGCAACGGAGCAGAATTAG
- the cdhA gene encoding CO dehydrogenase/acetyl-CoA synthase complex subunit alpha has protein sequence MKTNSGLIKNLDLSVGKIIDDSWEEPMGPTPRPSIATLRNWDLKLLNRYKPFYMPACDLCCLCTYGKCDLTAGKRGACGLDMAAQSSRIVLLSCCIGAATHTAHARHVVHHLIETFGRRHPLDVGGMNVKVEAPVTRLVCGFKPQTIGDLEDALDYAEQQVTQCLASTHTGQEGGNLDFESKAFHVGMIDHLGMEIADIAQISVYNFPKADPEAPLVEMGIGTVDNSKPTIMCIGHNVVPSVGIIDYMNDNGLGDKMEVVGLCCTAIDNTRYYKRGKIVGPISWQLRFIRSGFADVVVLDEQCVRTDAYLEAERVKAPVIAASEKNCLGFKDRTDDPVDEIVNDLVNAKVPGVLILDPEKVGEVAVRVANIVAPMRKKYKVLPTNDDIVQLASTCRQCSLCQRSCPQNLDVPGAIQAASEGDLSKLHQLYESCIGCGRCEEVCPLKLQLHSFIVKAGEQEMYAEKNFCRAGRGAVQDVEIRSVGGPLVLGEIPGILAVVGCANYPRGGKDVYDICREFALRRFIVVTTGCSAMSAGSYKNEDGQTLYEEFPGEFAAGGVVNIGSCVANSHISGAAIKVANIFAKRPLRGNYEEIADYIYNRIGAVGLAWGAFSQKASSIAAGFWRLGIPVLVGPHGNKYRRMLLGRPDKKEDWYTIDARTGEKIYVGAAPEHLFQSVETKEEAMVAIAKLTLRPNDTWKGRAGKLSHYIDLYKRHYGSMPLDIPMYIRTTADIPITMKDEITAILKEADWKESKIPDPTLLPRMVRTMKE, from the coding sequence ATGAAGACCAACTCTGGTCTTATAAAAAACCTCGACTTATCTGTAGGGAAAATAATTGATGATTCATGGGAGGAACCCATGGGGCCTACGCCTCGTCCATCAATAGCGACCTTGAGAAACTGGGACCTAAAGCTTCTCAACCGGTACAAGCCTTTTTACATGCCTGCTTGTGACCTTTGCTGTTTGTGCACTTATGGGAAATGTGACTTGACAGCTGGGAAACGTGGTGCTTGTGGACTTGACATGGCGGCTCAATCCTCACGTATCGTGCTGCTATCCTGCTGTATCGGCGCAGCAACCCACACGGCACACGCGCGACACGTAGTTCATCACTTAATTGAAACCTTCGGACGTCGACACCCATTAGATGTTGGCGGCATGAACGTCAAAGTTGAAGCCCCCGTCACACGGCTAGTATGCGGCTTCAAACCCCAAACCATAGGCGACCTCGAAGACGCATTGGACTACGCTGAACAGCAAGTAACCCAATGTCTAGCTTCAACGCACACTGGACAAGAAGGCGGCAACCTCGATTTCGAGTCAAAAGCGTTCCACGTCGGCATGATTGACCACTTAGGCATGGAAATCGCAGACATCGCCCAGATATCCGTTTACAATTTCCCCAAAGCCGACCCCGAAGCACCCCTAGTGGAAATGGGCATCGGCACAGTTGACAATTCTAAACCCACCATCATGTGCATTGGTCACAACGTCGTGCCCTCAGTTGGCATCATCGACTACATGAATGACAACGGCTTAGGCGACAAGATGGAAGTTGTGGGTCTATGCTGCACCGCCATCGACAACACCCGCTACTACAAACGCGGCAAAATCGTTGGTCCCATTTCTTGGCAGCTAAGGTTCATACGCAGCGGCTTTGCAGACGTTGTTGTTTTGGACGAGCAATGTGTCCGAACAGACGCTTACCTTGAAGCTGAACGCGTAAAAGCCCCTGTAATCGCAGCCTCTGAAAAGAACTGCTTAGGCTTTAAAGACAGAACAGACGACCCCGTAGACGAAATTGTTAATGACCTTGTCAACGCCAAAGTTCCAGGTGTTTTGATTCTTGACCCTGAAAAAGTCGGCGAAGTCGCAGTTCGAGTAGCAAACATTGTTGCTCCGATGCGCAAAAAATACAAGGTTTTGCCCACAAACGATGACATCGTCCAGTTGGCTTCAACATGTAGGCAATGCAGCCTGTGCCAGCGTTCATGTCCTCAAAACCTTGACGTGCCCGGAGCCATACAAGCCGCATCAGAAGGCGACCTATCCAAACTACATCAACTCTACGAATCCTGCATCGGCTGTGGAAGATGCGAAGAAGTCTGCCCCCTCAAACTACAACTACACAGCTTCATCGTAAAAGCTGGCGAACAAGAAATGTACGCAGAAAAGAACTTCTGCCGTGCAGGCCGAGGCGCTGTCCAAGACGTAGAAATCCGCAGTGTCGGTGGCCCCTTGGTTCTGGGTGAAATCCCCGGTATCCTCGCAGTCGTCGGATGCGCTAACTATCCACGCGGCGGAAAAGACGTCTACGATATCTGCAGAGAATTCGCTTTACGACGCTTCATCGTTGTCACCACTGGTTGCTCTGCCATGTCCGCAGGTTCCTACAAGAACGAAGACGGTCAAACCCTCTACGAAGAATTCCCCGGAGAATTCGCAGCTGGAGGAGTAGTCAACATCGGCTCATGCGTTGCTAACTCACACATATCGGGTGCAGCCATCAAAGTAGCCAATATCTTCGCCAAACGCCCCTTGCGAGGTAACTACGAAGAAATTGCTGATTACATCTACAACCGTATCGGCGCAGTTGGTCTGGCTTGGGGAGCGTTCTCTCAGAAAGCCTCTTCGATTGCTGCTGGCTTTTGGCGGTTGGGTATTCCTGTTCTTGTTGGCCCCCACGGTAACAAGTACCGCCGTATGCTGCTTGGCAGACCAGACAAGAAAGAAGACTGGTACACCATTGACGCCCGCACAGGCGAAAAAATCTACGTCGGCGCTGCCCCCGAACACCTGTTCCAAAGCGTAGAAACCAAAGAAGAAGCCATGGTCGCCATCGCAAAACTAACCCTACGACCCAACGACACCTGGAAGGGACGCGCAGGCAAACTCAGCCACTACATCGACCTATACAAACGCCACTACGGCTCAATGCCCCTAGACATACCCATGTACATCCGCACCACGGCAGACATACCCATCACCATGAAAGACGAAATCACCGCGATACTCAAAGAAGCAGACTGGAAAGAAAGCAAGATCCCCGACCCAACGTTGCTTCCAAGAATGGTACGGACCATGAAGGAGTAG